In a genomic window of Mustela nigripes isolate SB6536 chromosome 8, MUSNIG.SB6536, whole genome shotgun sequence:
- the LOC132023935 gene encoding splicing factor 3B subunit 4-like, whose product MVAGPISKRNQDATVYVGGLDEKVSEPLLWELFLQAGPVVNTHMPKDRVTGQHQGYGFVEFLSEEDADYAIKIMNMIKLYGKPIRVNKASAHNKNLDVGANIFIGNLDPEIDEKLLYDTFSAFGVILQTPKIMRDPDTGNSKGYAFINFASFDASDAAVEAMNGQYLCNRPITVSYAFKKDSKGERHGSAAERLLAAQNPLSQADRPHQLFADAPPPPSAPNPVVSSLGSGLPPPGMPPPGSFPPPVLPPGALPPGIPPAMPPPPMPPGAGGHGPPSAGTPGAGHPGHGHSHPHPFPPGGMPHPGMSQMQLAHHGPHGLGHPHAGPPGSGGQPPPRPPPGMPHPGPPPMGMPPRGPPFGSPMGHPGPMPPHGIRGPPPLMPPHGYTGPPRPPPHDYQRGPLPPPTPTPRPPVPPRGPLRGPLPQ is encoded by the coding sequence ATGGTGGCCGGGCCGATCTCCAAGCGGAACCAGGATGCCACTGTCTATGTCGGGGGCCTGGACGAGAAGGTTAGCGAACCGCTGCTGTGGGAGCTATTTCTCCAGGCAGGGCCGGTAGTCAACACCCACATGCCAAAAGATAGAGTCACAGGTCAGCACCAAGGGTATGGCTTTGTGGAATTCTTGAGTGAGGAAGATGCTGACTATGCCATTAAGATCATGAACATGATCAAACTCTATGGGAAACCAATACGGGTGAACAAGGCATCAGCTCACAACAAGAACCTGGACGTGGGAGCCAACATTTTCATTGGCAATCTGGACCCGGAGATTGATGAGAAGCTGCTTTATGATACTTTCAGCGCTTTTGGGGTCATTTTACAAACCCCGAAGATTATGCGGGACCCTGACACAGGCAACTCCAAAGGTTATGCCTTTATTAATTTTGCCTCATTTGATGCTTCGGATGCAGCTGTTGAGGCTATGAATGGGCAGTATCTCTGTAACCGCCCTATCACTGTGTCCTATGCCTTCAAGAAGGACTCCAAGGGTGAGCGCCATGGCTCAGCAGCTGAACGACTTCTGGCAGCCCAGAACCCACTCTCCCAGGCTGACCGTCCTCATCAGCTGTTTGCAGATGCACCCCCTCCGCCCTCAGCCCCCAATCCTGTGGTATCATCATTGGGGTCTGGGCTTCCTCCTCCAGGCATGCCTCCTCCTGGGTCCTTCCCACCCCCAGTGCTGCCTCCTGGAGCCCTTCCACCTGGGATACCCCCAGCCATGCCCCCGCCACCTATgcctcctggggctggagggcaTGGCCCACCATCAGCAGGAACCCCAGGGGCTGGACATCCTGGACATGGGCACTCACATCCTCACCCATTCCCACCGGGTGGGATGCCCCATCCAGGGATGTCTCAGATGCAGCTGGCCCACCATGGCCCTCATGGCTTAGGACACCCCCATGCTGGGCCTCCAGGCTCTGGGGGTCAGCCACCACCGCGACCACCACCTGGAATGCCTCATCCTGGACCTCCTCCAATGGGCATGCCCCCTCGAGGGCCTCCGTTTGGATCTCCCATGGGTCACCCAGGTCCTATGCCTCCGCATGGGATACGTGGACCTCCTCCGCTGATGCCTCCTCATGGATACACTGGGCCTCCACGACCCCCCCCCCATGACTACCAGCGggggcccctccctccacccacgCCCACCCCCCGTCCTCCAGTTCCCCCTCGTGGCCCACTTCGAGGCCCTCTTCCGCAATAA